A genomic segment from Phycisphaerae bacterium encodes:
- a CDS encoding HEAT repeat domain-containing protein, translating to MREFISALWQNVATSFRDGKGPARWVVMGTGGAVVVLFLGWLIFAKSAEDFLDVPDLSEAQIRRIATELLLSENPIIRERAAAKLTSAGSKSVPVLDQVVLELDDLRLSEAALCVLLSVDRNAAAKTIESLMANADVEVRRMAVRSAGTCDDPKMAAILSKALRDADSGVRLAAANGMARQKSRTGVADLERMLNDQSPTVRRHAARALQNLTGRDYSQRARAPQ from the coding sequence GTGAGAGAGTTCATTTCCGCGCTGTGGCAAAACGTGGCGACATCCTTCCGGGATGGCAAGGGGCCGGCCCGCTGGGTCGTCATGGGCACGGGCGGAGCCGTCGTCGTGCTCTTCCTGGGGTGGCTGATCTTCGCGAAATCTGCGGAGGATTTCCTTGACGTTCCGGACTTGAGCGAGGCCCAGATTCGAAGAATCGCGACCGAGCTCTTGTTGAGTGAGAATCCGATCATCCGTGAACGCGCCGCCGCGAAGCTTACAAGCGCCGGCAGCAAGAGTGTGCCGGTGCTCGACCAAGTGGTTCTTGAATTGGATGACCTTCGGCTTTCCGAGGCCGCTTTGTGCGTGCTGCTCAGCGTGGATCGGAACGCGGCCGCGAAGACGATCGAGAGCCTGATGGCCAACGCGGATGTCGAGGTTCGACGAATGGCGGTTCGATCCGCGGGCACCTGCGACGACCCGAAGATGGCGGCCATCCTGTCCAAGGCCCTGCGCGATGCCGACAGCGGCGTCCGGCTGGCCGCAGCCAACGGCATGGCGCGGCAGAAGAGCCGCACCGGGGTTGCGGATCTTGAGAGAATGCTCAATGACCAGAGCCCGACGGTGCGGAGGCATGCCGCCAGGGCTCTCCAGAACCTGACCGGAAGAGACTACAGTCAGCGAGCACGCGCTCCCCAATAG
- a CDS encoding prepilin-type N-terminal cleavage/methylation domain-containing protein translates to MRVLRECLELRRQFDVESRLQIRSIEEGTLMYVHCIPGRSKKAFTLIEVLVVVAIMALLMSILLPSLRNARALSRAVVCSTQLKQIFNATVMYSQTNDDRLPYFGWYEAAQSGRHWWITQLAKNLGNEYAIYKCAIDEDPARMAVVREKGVLYMSQGNEPNRFSMDITYRSACDTLEHYKLRDGTTGYRARKITSYKRPYWSILMVEANSKRDESTSECFRFKDDLQYIADPVYIRNYPFLKGFQRHLGKSNLMFADGHVERLTPKQIAAAAIKQEHYLD, encoded by the coding sequence ATGAGAGTTCTTCGCGAGTGTCTCGAGCTGCGCCGGCAGTTCGATGTGGAGTCGCGGTTGCAGATCCGGTCAATTGAAGAGGGAACACTCATGTACGTCCATTGCATTCCCGGCAGATCGAAAAAGGCTTTCACGTTGATCGAGGTCTTGGTCGTCGTCGCCATCATGGCTTTGCTCATGTCGATACTGCTGCCCAGCCTGCGCAACGCTCGGGCGCTGAGCAGGGCGGTGGTTTGCAGTACGCAGTTGAAGCAGATCTTCAACGCCACCGTGATGTACTCGCAAACCAACGACGATCGGCTGCCGTACTTCGGCTGGTACGAGGCCGCGCAGTCTGGTCGCCATTGGTGGATCACGCAGCTTGCCAAGAATCTCGGAAACGAATACGCGATCTACAAGTGCGCGATAGATGAAGATCCTGCCAGGATGGCGGTCGTCCGCGAGAAAGGTGTCTTGTACATGTCGCAGGGCAACGAGCCCAACAGATTCAGCATGGACATTACCTATCGCAGCGCGTGCGACACGCTGGAGCATTACAAGTTGCGGGACGGGACCACGGGATACCGCGCCCGGAAGATCACGTCGTACAAGCGACCTTACTGGTCCATCCTGATGGTTGAGGCCAACAGCAAGAGGGACGAGTCGACCAGCGAGTGTTTTCGCTTCAAGGACGACCTCCAGTACATTGCCGACCCGGTGTATATCCGAAACTATCCTTTCCTGAAGGGGTTTCAGAGGCACCTGGGCAAGTCGAACCTGATGTTCGCTGACGGACATGTCGAGCGACTTACTCCCAAGCAGATCGCCGCCGCGGCGATCAAGCAGGAGCATTATCTGGATTAA
- a CDS encoding PQQ-binding-like beta-propeller repeat protein translates to MIKRHRFTLACCLLLSSASCRQKAVPVEKPLLAEELPQFDQPLLYAAWNQEGSWPQFCHDPLHSGRSDVDLGSAEMELAWRFRPTTRAWTYQPGFAVWSSPASGTIAGRPLVVLGSQDRNVYAVDARTGEKAWEFRPGAPVFAAPALGVVGGRAMVFAASLNRSIYGLDAVDGSRIWQCETASWSFTAARSVMASPTVVVDNRGEVLLLAGVWNADRSATQNVQSGECLAISAANGEVKWRRRLGSVPVSSPAFARVHGVETVFVACGDGTVHALALADGAVLWTAVLNEESHSSPSIGLVEGLAQVCIGSRLNSVFGLSASSGARRWRAETGYWVDATPAWLKEPSDGGPRAAVVAGSYDRSVYKWDAHDGTLQWQVLTGNYAYSSCALARIGQTPVVLAMSWDEHLYLFEAGRGQMLWRYQGGPLLWSHAYMGDSLWASPAVIKAEGRPMLLFPAFDGVLYAFRPIQPTAASRSADPRH, encoded by the coding sequence ATGATCAAACGACATCGATTCACGTTGGCCTGCTGCCTGTTGCTTTCTTCGGCCTCCTGTCGGCAGAAGGCAGTCCCCGTCGAGAAACCGCTCCTGGCCGAGGAATTGCCGCAGTTCGACCAGCCCCTGTTGTATGCGGCGTGGAATCAGGAGGGAAGCTGGCCTCAGTTCTGCCATGACCCCCTTCACAGCGGGCGATCAGACGTCGATCTGGGTTCGGCGGAGATGGAACTCGCGTGGCGATTTCGGCCGACAACCCGGGCATGGACGTATCAGCCGGGCTTTGCGGTCTGGTCATCTCCTGCGTCGGGGACGATCGCGGGTCGGCCTCTGGTGGTTTTGGGTTCCCAGGATCGAAACGTCTATGCGGTGGATGCCCGTACCGGCGAGAAGGCGTGGGAGTTTCGCCCTGGTGCGCCCGTGTTTGCGGCGCCTGCACTGGGAGTCGTCGGCGGACGGGCGATGGTGTTCGCTGCCTCACTCAACCGATCGATCTACGGACTGGATGCCGTCGACGGCAGCCGTATCTGGCAGTGTGAAACAGCGTCGTGGTCATTCACCGCCGCCCGAAGCGTGATGGCCTCGCCGACGGTTGTTGTGGACAATCGTGGTGAGGTTCTCTTGCTCGCGGGCGTATGGAACGCAGATCGCTCTGCGACGCAGAACGTGCAATCAGGTGAGTGCCTGGCCATTTCGGCCGCCAACGGCGAGGTCAAATGGCGTCGGCGGCTCGGGAGCGTGCCGGTCAGTTCACCTGCATTCGCCAGAGTACATGGTGTGGAAACGGTTTTTGTCGCCTGCGGAGATGGGACGGTCCATGCGCTCGCTCTGGCGGACGGTGCCGTTTTGTGGACGGCGGTGCTGAATGAGGAATCCCATTCATCTCCTTCCATCGGGCTGGTCGAAGGGTTGGCCCAGGTTTGCATCGGCAGTCGGCTCAACAGCGTGTTCGGTTTGAGTGCCTCATCGGGTGCCAGAAGATGGCGGGCTGAGACGGGCTATTGGGTTGATGCCACCCCGGCATGGCTGAAAGAGCCGAGCGATGGCGGTCCCCGGGCGGCGGTCGTGGCCGGTTCATATGACCGAAGTGTCTACAAATGGGACGCGCATGACGGAACGTTACAGTGGCAGGTCCTCACTGGGAATTACGCCTATTCAAGTTGTGCATTGGCGAGAATAGGGCAAACACCCGTCGTTCTGGCGATGTCATGGGACGAACACCTCTACTTGTTCGAAGCCGGCAGGGGACAGATGCTCTGGCGGTATCAGGGCGGCCCCCTTCTATGGTCACACGCGTACATGGGGGACTCACTCTGGGCCTCGCCTGCGGTGATAAAGGCCGAAGGCCGACCGATGTTATTGTTTCCCGCTTTCGATGGCGTGCTCTACGCCTTTCGGCCGATTCAACCCACAGCGGCGTCAAGATCTGCCGACCCGAGACACTGA
- a CDS encoding 4Fe-4S binding protein: MALLGFIFKIFHEPLVPVAGTVDLAPFLVMVSLLSVGAVFMRLRPAWRRQWLRRIVQSVGLLAFVFGLHPCACMVRDLLRGGAWINYNNVWAFQSMMLVVPVLAFGMAWGRAFCGWVCPIGFVQELVGKLGEPLCREGSSRGVLWVRFVMACSLLLGTLAAYAFIRPHNEPLLQGIPAAYLMVLSILITFSVADRQWEVGLRRVRYASLAFFVGGTILSIHMQAAFCVLFTNDRQYTMLLLLAGVLAAAVILSSAWCRFLCPEGALLSLVTRVSGWRVRLEPSRCTKCNACRQVCPTDAIEAGHVDDSACLACCRCIDACPSGALDVEEAASDQRSSPEPVEPAKAARA, encoded by the coding sequence ATGGCACTGCTTGGATTCATTTTCAAGATCTTTCACGAACCGTTGGTCCCGGTGGCGGGGACGGTGGACCTGGCCCCGTTTCTGGTCATGGTATCCCTGCTGAGCGTCGGGGCCGTCTTCATGCGGCTGCGGCCTGCCTGGCGACGCCAGTGGTTGCGGCGGATCGTCCAGTCCGTGGGCTTGTTGGCTTTCGTATTCGGGCTGCATCCGTGTGCCTGCATGGTTCGCGACCTGTTGCGAGGCGGCGCCTGGATCAACTACAACAACGTCTGGGCGTTTCAGTCGATGATGCTAGTCGTGCCGGTGCTTGCGTTTGGAATGGCATGGGGAAGGGCATTCTGCGGATGGGTCTGCCCAATCGGCTTTGTTCAGGAGCTGGTGGGCAAGTTAGGCGAGCCCCTCTGCCGCGAAGGGAGTTCCAGAGGCGTACTATGGGTACGCTTTGTCATGGCGTGCTCGCTCCTGCTCGGAACCCTGGCTGCATACGCTTTCATTCGACCGCACAACGAGCCGCTGCTGCAGGGCATTCCGGCCGCATATCTGATGGTCCTTTCGATCCTGATCACCTTCAGTGTGGCGGATCGTCAATGGGAGGTCGGCCTGCGGAGGGTGCGTTATGCGTCGCTTGCCTTCTTCGTGGGGGGAACCATCCTGAGCATTCACATGCAGGCCGCTTTCTGCGTGCTTTTCACCAATGATCGCCAGTACACCATGTTATTGCTATTGGCGGGTGTCCTGGCCGCAGCGGTTATCCTTTCGTCGGCCTGGTGCCGATTCTTGTGCCCGGAGGGGGCTTTGCTCAGCCTGGTGACGCGCGTGAGCGGTTGGCGGGTGCGGTTGGAGCCAAGCCGCTGCACGAAGTGCAACGCCTGCCGGCAGGTCTGCCCGACGGACGCGATCGAGGCGGGTCATGTGGATGACTCTGCCTGCCTGGCCTGCTGTCGCTGTATCGACGCGTGCCCGTCCGGGGCGCTCGACGTCGAAGAAGCGGCGAGCGATCAGAGGTCTTCCCCGGAGCCCGTGGAACCCGCCAAGGCAGCTCGAGCATGA